The following nucleotide sequence is from Salvia hispanica cultivar TCC Black 2014 unplaced genomic scaffold, UniMelb_Shisp_WGS_1.0 HiC_scaffold_671, whole genome shotgun sequence.
TTACTCTAATTAATTTCAGTGTATAACATATATAGTATTCACTTTCATTCTGACATATTACTATATTGATGTTTTTCAAATACATATAGGCTGCTCAAAAACATTCCAGTGCAGTTGAAGTGTGTAAGAATGAAGTTTTGGATATGATGGCAGCTGCTGGAAACAATCTAGTTGAAGCAATGAACCTTATTGACACGCTCGAACGTCTTGGCATTTCATATCACTTTGAAAAGGAGATTGAAGATAAACTGCACCATTTCTTCAATGTAAATACGGATTATAGTGATGATAAGTCGTATGATTTGTACACTGTTGCACTTCATTTCCGTCTATTCAGGCAGCATGGCCACCGTTTATCTTCTGGTCTGTTATCACTTATACTCCAAATTTCACAGCTCTGcaaatatcaaaatactaatataaatactactattggTGAAGCAGACATTTTTGCAAGATGGGTCGATGTGAATGGCAAATTCCAAGAAGGCCTTAAGAATGACGGCAAGGGTTTGTTAAGTCTGTATGAAGCCTCGTACCTGAGAACACGTGGAGAAACTATACTGGATGATGCGCTTGAATTTGCTACTGCCACTCTCAAGTCCATAGCGCCACACCTTGAATCTCCTCTTAGCAAACAGGTTGTGCATGCTCTAATTCAACCCTTGCACTACGGAAATCCAAGAATTGAAGCTCGTTACTTTATCTCCATCTATGAAGAATACCAAGACAAGAATGAATCTCTCTTGAGGTTTGCTAAATTGGACTATAATCTATTGCAAATGCTACACAAGGAGGAGCTACATGAAGTCTCAAGGTAATATATATGATGACCGAGGCCTTTTATTTGTTATCAATACTTcttaatatatagtaaaaactaattaatattgatgttGTACATGTATATGTGTAGGTGGTGGAAAGAACTGGACCTTGTCTCGAAACTTCCATATGCAAGAGATAGAGTGGTGGAGTGCTTCTTTTGGGCTATGGGAGTATACCATGAGCCACAGTTCTCTCGTGCTCGTGTCATGCTCACTAAAACTATCGCCATGACCTCAATCATAGATGACACTTATGATGCTTACGGTGTCATTGAAGAGCTCGACATTTTTACTGAGGCAATAGAGAGGTAGACCTCTAAACTTACACTGTTACAATTCTTCTTGACTTGGTTGGTGCACAACTTGATCAATTGCTTTATTATTCAGGTGGAATATTGAAGAGATGGATAAACTACCCGAGTATGTGAAGCCATTCTATAAAGCTCTTTTGGAACTCTATGAACaatttgaagaagaattgGCTAAAGAAGGAAGATCCTACGCTGCACACTATGCCATAGAATCTGTACGAGTTCAAACATTAATTATTCCTTTATACATGCACTTAAGAAATATCATATGATTTATATAATCTGATAATGttatttgtatttctaaaatagCTCAAAGAATTGGTGAGAAGCTACCATGTTGAGGCCAAGTGGTTCATACAAGGATATTTACCACCATTTGAGGAGTATCTAAAGAATGCCCTCATCACTTGCACTTACTGTTACCACACAACAACGGCGTTGCTGGGGGATGAATCTGCGACCAAGGAAGACTTCGAATGGCTAAGTGAGAAGCCTAAAATGCTTGTGGCAGGGCTACTCATATGTCGAGTCATTGACGACATAGCTACTTATGAGGTCGAAAAAGAAAGAGGTCAGAGTGCAACAGGCATAGAATCGTACATGAGAGACAATGGCGCCACAATAGAAGAAGCGGTGGCTAAATTCTTTGAAATAGCAACAGACGCATGGAAGGATATAAATGAGGAGTGTATGAGGCCATCTCCATATTCCAGAGATGTTTTGATGCGGATTCTGAATCTTGAACGCATAATTGATGTTACTTACAAAGGCAACGAAGATGGATACACTCAACCTGAGAAGGTTCTCAAGCCTCACATCGTTGCTTTGTTTGTCGATCCTATTGGAGTTGATCAGTTTATAAAAGCTGTAAATGAGAATTTCTACATATTACTATCTTTTATAGGAATGTTCAAGTTTAACGAAAATTGGTAGCATCATTTTTCAACATTAACTTTTTTGGAATTATATATGCACGCAGACGTGCTTTGACGGCGTAACATTccttattatttatattttgaagttTATCCTAGCAAATACGGAGTAGATAGTCCAAGGTTTGTTGCTaagatattttataatttaaaaatattgtttaattaataatttattttaataaaatgatattgataATTTGACTAAACCATAATTTCTTCCCGTGCTGAATTAGGTCCAGTATGTcaaatgcataattaaaatcctagaaagatgagagaatagatgAGAGAATTTATATGATAGAATAAATGAGAactgtgtagtgtggtggaattatttttgtgttgaagtgggggtatttatagatgaaaatatgaattttggggaaaaaaattgaaaaataaattaaaagtgtgtagaaaacggatataatttattgggaagtggaaaaatatatatttttgtttaaaatcattttttaattaatttcaattttttttaaaaaaaaagaaaaaatcaatttgtcaacggctatgccgttggccaatcaggaACTGCGACGTaaggctgctcagcggcacgggcgtgctcttatttaagagcagcgccgtgccgctggcacggacggacgggCTGCATTGGCAAACGGCGGgggtccgtgccagcggcacggacggacaaaCATctgctgcggatgctctaagccCGGCCTTTCACATGGGCTTGATACTAGGTCACTTTTTATATGGGCTATTATCACATAT
It contains:
- the LOC125199782 gene encoding (-)-5-epieremophilene synthase STPS3-like, with the protein product MAPPQSLVEIQRPVANFSPSLWGDQFIKHGSTAKAAQKHSSAVEVCKNEVLDMMAAAGNNLVEAMNLIDTLERLGISYHFEKEIEDKLHHFFNVNTDYSDDKSYDLYTVALHFRLFRQHGHRLSSDIFARWVDVNGKFQEGLKNDGKGLLSLYEASYLRTRGETILDDALEFATATLKSIAPHLESPLSKQVVHALIQPLHYGNPRIEARYFISIYEEYQDKNESLLRFAKLDYNLLQMLHKEELHEVSRWWKELDLVSKLPYARDRVVECFFWAMGVYHEPQFSRARVMLTKTIAMTSIIDDTYDAYGVIEELDIFTEAIERWNIEEMDKLPEYVKPFYKALLELYEQFEEELAKEGRSYAAHYAIESLKELVRSYHVEAKWFIQGYLPPFEEYLKNALITCTYCYHTTTALLGDESATKEDFEWLSEKPKMLVAGLLICRVIDDIATYEVEKERGQSATGIESYMRDNGATIEEAVAKFFEIATDAWKDINEECMRPSPYSRDVLMRILNLERIIDVTYKGNEDGYTQPEKVLKPHIVALFVDPIGVDQFIKAVNENFYILLSFIGMFKFNENW